In one Lolium rigidum isolate FL_2022 chromosome 3, APGP_CSIRO_Lrig_0.1, whole genome shotgun sequence genomic region, the following are encoded:
- the LOC124695765 gene encoding glycine-rich cell wall structural protein 1.8-like translates to MSTIVMRVDLECDKCYKKIRKVLCKLQDRENIKMISYDEKNNVVTVAGSFDAEEVSDRLCSSAGKVITDIQVARGNQMMMPGAGKAAPKNPGKDSHGQKEGHGHGGQKGHGQGHGGQQGHGQGYGGGQQVQAHVGGHGGGGGQQGHGQGGGHGGGGGKPDKTKHVKFDMDDDDDDEFDLPAHHGKGHGNDHGSKGHGHGHGHAGEKPRVFTTNTAMARNEAPRPQQGASMAAMAPMRMPAPMGPSMTMMPQALSTPSIWPVPPPAPSYGYGAPAYGYGGAPPAGGYYGGPVYDHGGYGAYGGGAYGRNPYQPQYCYEEEPSAGCSVM, encoded by the exons ATGTCGACCATCGTCATGAGAGTCGACCTTGAGTGCGACAAGTGCTACAAGAAGATCAGAAAGGTCCTCTGCAAGCTCCAAG ACAGAGAGAACATCAAGATGATCTCGTACGACGAGAAGAACAACGTGGTGACGGTGGCGGGGTCGTTCGACGCCGAGGAGGTCTCAGACAGGCTCTGTTCCAGCGCAGGAAAGGTCATCACCGACATACAGGTCGCCAGAGGGAACCAGATGATGATGCCCGGCGCCGGCAAGGCGGCGCCCAAGAATCCCGGGAAGGACAGCCACGGCCAGAAGGAAGGACATGGCCATGGAGGCCAGAAAGGCCATGGTCAAGGCCACGGCGGCCAGCAGGGTCATGGCCAGGGCTACGGCGGCGGCCAGCAGGTTCAAGCCCACGTAggcggccacggtggcggcggtggccagcagGGTCATGGCCAGGGCGgtggccacggtggcggcggcgggaagcCGGACAAGACCAAGCACGTCAAGTTCGacatggacgacgacgacgacgacgaattcGACCTGCCCGCCCACCACGGCAAGGGTCACGGCAACGACCACGGCAGTAAGGGTCACGgtcacggacacgggcacgccGGCGAGAAGCCGAGGGTGTTCACCACCAACACTGCTATGGCACGGAACGAGGCCCCGCGCCCCCAGCAGGGAGCGTCGATGGCGGCGATGGCGCCGATGCGGATGCCGGCGCCGATGGGGCCGAGCATGACGATGATGCCGCAGGCTTTGTCCACGCCGTCCATCTGGCCGGTGCCGCCGCCTGCACCGTCGTACGGGTACGGCGCGCCGGCGTACGGATACGGCGGGGCGCCACCAGCCGGAGGGTACTACGGCGGGCCCGTGTACGACCACGGCGGGTACGGCGCGTACGGCGGCGGTGCGTACGGTAGGAATCCGTACCAGCCGCAGTACTGCTACGAGGAGGAGCCCAGCGCCGGGTGCAGCGTCATGTGA